The following proteins come from a genomic window of Candidatus Methylacidiphilales bacterium:
- a CDS encoding type II toxin-antitoxin system HigB family toxin, with protein MKELPSTAIDNLEGVGQIVHMRVIKESRIRGYWPTYPKAKSPLEKWLATVRVADWKRFDDVRKTYGHADQVRVDSERNVVVFNIGGNDYRLITAIHYDRHKVFVLRFMTHAEYDKEKWKETL; from the coding sequence ATGAAGGAGCTCCCAAGTACTGCTATTGACAATTTGGAGGGAGTAGGACAAATTGTCCACATGCGGGTGATTAAGGAATCACGGATACGTGGGTATTGGCCAACCTATCCGAAAGCCAAAAGCCCGTTGGAAAAATGGCTGGCGACTGTAAGAGTTGCTGACTGGAAACGGTTTGATGATGTCCGAAAAACGTATGGCCATGCCGATCAAGTTCGGGTGGATTCCGAACGGAACGTGGTGGTGTTCAACATCGGAGGCAACGATTATAGGCTCATTACGGCAATTCATTATGACCGACACAAAGTATTTGTATTACGATTCATGACACATGCTGAATATGACAAGGAGAAATGGAAGGAAACCTTATGA